The Lycium barbarum isolate Lr01 chromosome 12, ASM1917538v2, whole genome shotgun sequence genome includes a region encoding these proteins:
- the LOC132621754 gene encoding uncharacterized protein LOC132621754 → MPKSYGGVLVPFVLLLISTNMVAQKSLVFGLIDGDDISRRPDPLHQLKSYNGTYNLGDKHYWASAAYTGIHGYAIAGIWLLFGLGFGSYILFKYFHGNSTPIVEYPPSSYILMFSLVVLFTILAIVASSVILAANNGFEHRVERLRQTIFDAGGDTRHTIRRVIKVLLNMQTLLSPYNSQADQMLNVTTHRLRRGSITIQQFVDKTRHTSNEAIRTLYVANIVVVTINLVLLVTALVLLVWHWPLGFIIIILCCWILTTLSWVLTGFDFFFHTFAEDTCSALEDFQQNPQNNSLQLILPCAESGTSDKILVQIGSTVHNFITQLNSKLREVQGLGSNDIGENSSGTRGVCDPFSGAPNYIFTADLCPKDTIPIGELKYVLSRVTCYGENSTGNCAGEGRFIPQASSVILFAYTQSIQDLIEIFPDLLSLTQCSKVKQAFANILQHQCRPFRRSARILWSSMLSLSIIMVLLVLTWIVKAHQETGRSFDTCSIIPKSA, encoded by the exons ATGCCGAAATCATATGGAGGGGTTCTTGTTCCTTTCGTTCTCTTATTAATTTCGACTAATATGGTTGCCCAGAAATCTCTTGTATTTGGGCTCATTGATGGTGATGATATCTCAAGAAGACCTGACCCTCTGCACCAGTTAAAGTCATATAATGGAACTTACAATCTTGGCGACAAGCACTATTGGGCT TCTGCGGCTTACACTGGCATCCATGGCTATGCAATTGCTGGGATATGGTTATTATTTGGTTTGGGTTTTGGAAGTTACATCCTTTTTAAGTATTTTCATGGAAATTCAACTCCAATTGTTGAGTATCCGCCTTCGTCCTATATTTTGATGTTCTCGCTGGTTGTTCTGTTTACCATCCTTGCCAT AGTTGCAAGCAGTGTTATTTTGGCTGCAAACAATGGTTTTGAACATAGAGTCGAGAGACTTCGCCAAACAATTTTTGATGCTGGTGGGGATACTCGTCATACCATTAGAAGGGTAATAAAGGTTTTGCTAAATATGCAAACTCTTTTAAGCCCTTATAATTCACAGGCAGACCAGATGTTGAATGTGACAACCCATAGGCTTCGAAGAGGTTCTATTACGATTCAACAGTTTGTTGACAAAACCCGACACACAAGCAATGAAGCAATTAGAACTCT GTATGTTGCAAATATTGTTGTTGTCACTATCAATTTGGTACTTTTGGTTACTGCATTAG TTTTGCTCGTTTGGCACTGGCCTCTCGGATTTATAAT AATAATCTTGTGCTGCTGGATTTTGACAACTCTTAGTTGGGTGCTGACTGgctttgatttcttcttccatAC CTTTGCAGAAGACACATGCTCAGCTTTGGAGGACTTTCAGCAGAATCCTCAGAACAATAGCTTGCAACTTATACTTCCCTGTGCAGAATCTGGAACTTCTGACAAAATTTTAGTGCAGATTGGCTCCACTGTTCATAATTTCATTACTCAG TTAAATTCGAAGTTGAGAGAGGTACAAGGGTTAGGATCAAACGATATCGGGGAAAATAGCTCAGGAACGAGAGGAGTTTGCGATCCCTTCTCCGGTGCACCTAATTACATCTTTACAGCTGATCTCTGTCCTAAGGATACTATTCCAATTGGAGAACTGAAATAT GTTCTATCAAGAGTTACATGTTATGGAGAAAATTCCACAGGCAATTGCGCAGGTGAAGGAAGATTTATCCCACAGGCCTCATCCGTGATATTATTTGCTTACACTCAATCTATTCAAGACCTGATTGAAATATTCCCTGATTTGCTGAGCCTAACTCAGTGCTCCAAAGTAAAACAAGCATTCGCAAACATTTTACAGCACCAGTGCAGGCCCTTTAGACGTTCAGCACGCATACTATGGTCATCTATGTTGTCACTTTCAATTATCATGGTACTTCTGGTATTGACATGGATAGTAAAAGCT